CAGTTACTTGTTCCTGAGTTGATGTTATCTGAGTATTTATTTACCCATCATAATACACATTATGAATGAGCTTGGTGTGAGCTGTTTCATTAGTATATAATTGTTCCATAATAATAATCGAGTATATAATATCTCTTCAAGAGGATATACTGCAGTGATCTTACTTACCAAATCGTATATAACTTTGACGACAAGAGAACAGCTGGGGCATGTTGCTACTTCTTCTCCCGCCATTAATTCCTCCTGGAAAACAAAGACACTTAGTTTCAGATTTGTATATATCCAATACAAATCtatactttataaataaatcagatataattattaatcttCAGAAAATATGAATTTAATTCTAATTAGAAAATGAATTGGATTCTAATTCTAACCTTACTGATTTGGAATCTGTCACCACATGGACAGGGATAATAATACATATCATCATCCTCGTCATACTCAAAATCTTCAATTTCTATTTCGTCGTGAAATATCGTCATAGTTTATCTAGTAATTTTTATTGTCGAAAGAAACGTAAATTGTTGTCGTTACAACAACATCGCACATTGCCTTATCGCCTTTTTGAAGGTGCAGCCAGTGTTGCCAGATTATAATTCTGTAAATCTGTAGGCTGCGGCCAAAATATCCGTAGAATTCCGTagatcgcaatttaaaaaatccgtAGTTCTACAGACTTTTCCTTTAAGTTTTTATGGCCGATTCCGTCTCTAGAAAAAgcggaaaatttaaaaaaaataggataaTTAAAAGCCATGAAGAATTAAAATTTCGCGCTTTTTTACAAACACACACACCTCTGTTTGACAGACTATATTGAAGCATAAATAATGAGTAATGAAAAGTAGAAGTGTATGTAGCACTTCTACTTTTTCGCCATATTATTACAGTGCGTACCTACCAAAGGTATTGGTACGCTTCAATTCCGTTCCCTTTTACTACATTAGTGTAGCCTTAGAAAGTTAGATCTTGTACAGCGTGAGCggcgtgtaacgaaacgcaaaagTATAATATAATGTTTTAATATCTTTAATATCTTAATATCCCCTTTTTAATATCCATGTTTgacctaattattttaattttaacattgtaacattgtgaaatttgtgatattaaataaagccattctatgtctatgtctatgtctatgtctatgtctataaaTAGTCGCTATAGTCCGAATTGAGTCCGAAGCACATCCGAAGCGTGACAGACGGGAATCACGTTTCGTTATTAGCAATAACTCACAATATCTTTATTGCTCACatgtataatttagtaaaaaattgtgTTATTGGAATTCCgtagaaatttcaaaaaatcCGTAGGTCTGTGTTGAAGCCCCGAAATCCGTAGGGTGCAGCTGTCACAGTACTCACAGTGTCACTGTCATTTTTGTCAAATTTGAAGTTCGGGCTGTTCAAGTAATGGTTAAAACTGCTGTGAGGCATTaaagtattgtatacatatCAAATACATATACTAATACATAGTACCTAGTTCGAactaatgtaattaattattaatttttttattgtgttCATTGTTTTAAGGTCGTTGTATTAATCACAAACAGACAAATTTATTTCTAGGAAAAGTTACAAAATTTTCATGATTTGGCAACATTGATAAAGTCACGTCACACACGTCATTCGTTTCATTTTCGTGCAGGAGGATGATTGTGGTGGTCTCGTTGGAGTATCGCCGTAAAATAGTGCAGTGAGTGAATTGTGTTTAAAAGTGTTGCACCACAGTTGAACTGAAAGTGCCACCATGTTTAGCTGGTTAAAAAAGGAAGGTGAAAAAACGGAGAGCATCGACAATGTCGTCGAGGGActcaaaaaaatatacaaacagAAGTTGCTCCACTCGAGCAGCATTACCAGTTCCATGACTTTCACTCGCCACAACTGGAGGAGCCGGACTTCGATGCAAAGCCCATGATACTGCTCGTGGGACAATACTCGACCGGCAAGACGACATTCATAAAGTACCTGCTGGAGCGAGAGTTCCCTGGCATCCGTATTGGGCCTGAGCCCACCACAGACCGATTCATCGCCGTTATGTACGATGAGAAAGAAGGCGTAATCCCCGGCAACGCGCTTGTTGTCGATCCAAAGAAACAGTTTCGGCCCCTTAGCAAGTTCGGAAACGCCTTCCTTAACCGCTTCCAGTGTTCGACGGTAGCTTCACCTGTGTTGCGCGGCATCTCTATAGTAGATACTCCTGGTATCCTGTCAGGCGAGAAACAGCGTGTGGACCGAGGATACGACTTTACTGGCGTGTTGGAGTGGTTCGCTGAACGTGTAGATCGCATCATCCTCTTGTTCGACGCGCATAAGCTGGATATCTCTGATGAATTCCGACGCAGCATAGAAGCGCTGCGCGGCCACGATGATAAGATTCGCATCGTGCTGAACAAAGCGGATATGATTGACCACCAGCAGTTAATGCGTGTATATGGTGCACTTATGTGGTCTCTTGGGAAGGTGCTGCAAACACCAGAGGTGGCACGAGTCTATATCGGCTCCTTCTGGGACCAGCCTCTGCGTTATGACGTAAATCGCCGCCTCTTTGAGGATGAGGAACAGGACCTTTTCAGAGATATGCAATCCCTCCCCAGGAATGCCGCATTACGGAAACTTAATGATTTAATCAAAAGGGCACGCCTTGCTAAAGTGCATGCCTACATAGTCAGTGAGCTTAGGAAAGAAATGCCTTCAATGTTTGGTAAAGATGGCAAAAAGAAGGAACTCATCAAAAACTTGGGCCAAGTGTATGACAGGATCCAGCGTGAGCAGCAGATCTCACCGGGTGACTTCCCAGACATCAAGAAGATGCAGGAAACTCTAGCCAATCATGACTTCACAAAGTTCCACCCGCTGAAGCCTAAGCTCCTTGAAGTGGTTGATAACATGCTGGCCACTGACATTGCCCGCCTTATGGACATGATTCCACAGGAAGATATCAATGTTGTCTCTGAGCCACTCATCAAAGGTCAGTATTCTTTTtgtataataatttgttttcaTGAAGGAATGTTGTTTTTATGGTTTTCCCTACAAAAGTTAGTAAATGTAATAGGTACAGTCAGATGAGACTTCAGTCTAGAGGCCAGTTTGAATTAAGTGCAAAAACATGAGTCTGTACAACTTAGCTTACTTAACTGATAGTTCTTAGTTTGCCAGAACAAGAGTAATGATGTTATTTTAATGTCAAAACATAGTTTTGAATTAAGCTACAAATATACATAGTGTGCCTCTAAATAAGAtcctaacccccttattcataaatatattctaaagttatcaagcagataaagtttgtttgtgccattctatcacaccaatatgtcAGAAAGGgataaacaaactttatcggcttgataactttagagtatgtttatgtataagGGGGTAATTCTTCCAGACAATATGGACAGAAatgggtcacaactggatgagactagctcagaaCCGGGAACGGTGACATACAAGAATCTCTTCTATGGCTTATGCTTAGCATTGGGTTATAAagagctgatatgatgatgatgatgatggacaGAAAGATGAAAATTGCATGTAGTTGTTGACATGGTGATTGACATACCTTGGTGATTTTCAGCATAAATTTCTGGTTTCAAATGTAGGtataaatgcatttttaattatttttaaacaccATGTTGTATGGCAGGtttttaagagggcattcaacgaaaacgtcgtaataatgtaaaattgatagttttagtcggcaaaatgctacactttccgtcatctaaaagacttattaagttcaggattcgattaggacatcttcttaacttacatgttgtgagactggatttttaaaaactaactcacttaataaattatgattttttttctggtgcatgtttaggaaaacccgcgaaaagtgctgacttagtccgtctaatttgtaaaatttggatagttttgaatgcttcaagtggtaaatttgtattatgtatatcctgcaCTATAatcatctgagactacttctttgttataaggctttagaatagagtaaatgaggatatgatgaatccaatttgtttcagaaatcacctcagaataagtgtcaatttcttcaaaaacttacgtgtttttgaagtagttttaatataaaaataatctgcaacgcttactcaaacagattttatgcaaaagttttctattaattgcaatttaatatttttgacgattttttaaaaatgcctccttattaccggttacgcgcgcttgcgatgtcagtaccgcggcagagcttgtagaggcaggacgtatgttagtccgctccgcacgcggctcgacgatcgcgaagttattttgtcattgtgtgcggcacccgccgtgtccaaaaccgcacttgtgtgcgtgtttggctgtactgttgcatgtatactgcgaccgaaaactttgatccttgggttgacgactttggtaactaactaattaacttgactaatatttttagtaagtattatttattattgaatatcatttgaggttactgactcgtctcaacaaaatctttgacaatagatggtactcaggatctgatgatgaagtcagatggtagtcatgagttctcatcaaccaggtcttgaaaccatttcgtgtttgggctcgtttgattcgcctcaacaagatctttgacaagaggtgatggtacccaggatctgatgatgaagccggaaggtagtcatgagttctcatcaaccaggtcttgaaaccatttcgtgtttgggctcgtttgatttgcctcaacaagatctttgacaagaggtgatggtacccaggatctgatgatgaagtcggaaggtagtcatgagttctcatcaaccaggtcttgaaaccatttcgtgtttgggctcgtttggttcgtctcaacaagatctttaacaagagatggtacccaggatctgatgatgaagctggaaggtagtcaagagaattcatcaaccaggtcttgaaaccactccgtgtttgggctcgtttggttcgtctcaacaagatctttgacaagagatggtacccaggatctgatggtgaagccggaaggtagtcaagagtattcaacaaccaggtcttgaaactcttctgtgtttgggctcgtttgattcgtctcaacaagatctttgacaagagatggtacccaggatctgatgatgaagctggaaggtagtcaagagtattccacgaccaggtcttgaaaccacttcgtgtttgggttcgtttgattcgtctcaacaagatctttgacaagcgatggtaatcactcttttatactctggcgcatccactgtctcagtgtgtcaacagtcaactaaagcaggtaggcgtagcgtagagttgtatttccttacaaaaaaccaatacatagatgtggaccttcctgtgctccatgcaattaaaacaacataatatttaaaaaccggccgagagcgtgtcgggtcacgctcagtgcctacactgagcgtggcccgacacgctctcggccggtttttaaagccgcgttggtaaatagccgtagttttccatatttttcaaaaactatagaacctatcaagttcaaaacagttttcctagaaagtttataaagttctacttttgtgatttttaaatatttttttaatatatggttaaaaagttagaggggggggggggacacttttttttttaggagcgattattcgcgaaaatattaatattatcaaaaaacgatttcagtaattcatttttaaatacctatccaacaataaatcatacgttagggttgaaatgaaaaaaaaatcactccctactttacgtgtagggggtaccctaataaaacattttttccgctttttatttttgcactttgtcggcgtgactgatatacatattggtaccaaatttcagctctctagttctaacggtcactgagattatccgcggacggacggacggacggagggacagacagacagacatggcgaaactataagggttcctagttgactacgaaaccctaaaaacacattttaaatattaaacttatattgaccgggatatagaccgtgaatataagtctaatgaaaataaccgtgaatcattcaaaactcttacattttaaatataaaaaaaaaactacttaaaattaaagaaaaccgatcttagttccattatatacagagtggggcctgtaacaaaggcgaagaattgaactgtaggctattctccttatactgatcaacatttattcagtgacttttaaaaattatgaagtctttaaatttttaatttttcatacaaaataaatattagcttcaatgtacgccattattgttgtcattgacgttgtctgtcacactttagacttaacagaattcgcaatacattacctcttagaaaaaactttcaagggtgataaaaatcaaaataaaagttatttttaaaagtcgccgaacaaatgttgatcagtataagtgcgttttcacattatccgatccgatatcggatgtcggaccgatatcccatacattacaggcgccatcttggattttttctattgaaatgcttccgacatccgatatcggatcggatagtgtgaaaacggcttaaggagaatagcctagagttcaattcttcgcctttgtttcaggccccactctgtatatgtacctagaaaacatcatcatcttccttgcgttatcccggcatttgccacggctcatgggagcctgcggtccactttgacaactaatcccaagatttggcgtaggcactagtttttacgaaagcgactgccatctgacctttcaacccaaagggtaaactagaccttattggaataagtccggtttcctcacgatgttttccttcaccgaaaagaacctagaaaacatatcatatacaaaataaaataaaactaagaaaacggattatattcattatacgcgatataatctgattccataaatttatttcatgagtaactatcgcggtgacagaagacaatacacaatttattatattataaaagttttttaatttatttcttccaaggctacacacgttttaataaaaaaaactgtgataagttaaataattaaactaaaaggtcaagtatttatgcacgaaatcatgtatgcaaatatgtaatatatatggtggtgtttttacgcaagtatcaataatggttagtccgcaacgccactgacggcgtggcggtaccgaccatgaatgctatccctttcgctctagccgcacgtaaggttggttcgaagaggatcgcacgctatgtctgtaccgcaggctacaatcgttatgcttctggttatagtgtgcgtctgcacacaggcgcacgccagcgccgccggcgtcgaaatgcgagcaagcagattttttgaaagcgctcttaatgTGTCAATCTTGTTATCCATAAGTAAATCATCAGGAAAATAAGACATAATTAATACTGATTTATAATTATCTCTCTTCTAGTCTTATACCATCATTATCATTACCATAAATCatattattagggttccgtacctcaaagaggaaaaacggaacccttataggatcactcgcgtgtctgtctgtccctctgtcacagccgatttctccgaaagtactggaccgatttacttgaaatttggcacacatatgtaaacctgtggcccaaagacggacatgtaatttaattaaatgaaatttaatcacaggggccacttttggggggtaacattgaaaattaaaaatcaaagttattaaaactatattgtgttacatatcaaataaaagagcattttataagcatttgaagtataatttttttattttttttattttggtaatttagaagtaatttaagaaaatacgcaaaaaatgaccattcccccccttatctccgaaattacttagcgtaaaattttcaaaaaaatacacaggatagccctctacctgtagattacaggaaaacctattagaaatctacagtcaagcgtaagtcggacttaagagaaaaaaactcagattacgaatttcactcactgccgctgcaagtagttactaaacgtcttaaaatgttgtaatcgcgttggacaggtataaagaaattaatttcggtttcgtttgttatagaaattgttaaaaagaaaaaatcattttccaaaatgacttaagttcctactaaaaaagaggcgcttaagactgtttagaacttcactgaccataatattgcccacataggtccaaaaaaaggtgtatatatacgaaaacaaaaaaattgtgccatcgacaaccataatcagaagtccattttgctctatctcttatcgtttccgaaatatacgcgaaatctaagtacgaaatttaatgtacgttgccattacatttcgtcaggcgctcatgacctgtttgtatggaaatgtcgaaatccgactcgcacttgaccaattttcatagaaagttgtgttttattatagttttgaaggaagtttcttgtgtttaaccaccaacgcaaaaacgacggagtgttttataataatttaaggtttgacgcttgacatgtctgtctgtggcatcatagctcccgaacgaatcaatcgattttgacttagtttttaatgtttaaggtgaattcgacgacagttttttttgtaccacgtaggtgggaaacaggcatacggtctgcctgatggaaagcggtcactgtaacctatggacgcctgccactcaaggagtggcacatgtgcgttgccgactcattagaaatttgtacaaacctgtaggtacttagaaggggcctgggtgccgacgactcaaaggacaatctattctcctaattagttccgtaggtcctccctcgttgagctctggctgccttactcaccggcagaaaCAATGAGTTTACGctctgtcttgcgtgagcgacgggcgacgcgacgcgatgcgacggcgatggctcaaggtcatcgcgtatccatcgcgcgaaacttcggcactagcatttggtgattagaatcagaagattcgccgtctttcacgatgtgcaaatggtctagcgggtttgacttctaggtgaaaccgtttgcgccatgagtgtcgtgagttcgaatctcggctcacgcaatctttttgcatttttatttacttttttcttttatgttctactagcttttgcccgcggcttctcttgaaagacggacaaacaaacagacacacacacacactttccagtttaatcagtatggattatttgattttatttacctgcttatttctttctctaagattctactttcttatttttttttaagaactccgggttttatactaacaaggaaagttttaagtagcacacaataatactgcattttgtttttattaacttaatgtttattttaatccatactaatattataaacggaaaagtgtgtgtgtgtctatttatttgtccgtccttcacggcaaaactgagcgacgaattaacgtatactatttacttataacgaatgctatttacttaatgatgaaatgaaaaaatgtcagtgtaacccagtgtttttaatgctgccatctagtgtcgactggcataaccactacactaagagcccttattccttagagcgttcatcaatttcgtgaaatagccattgatagatggcgttggcgctcggtacgcgagccaccggtaacgcaacacacaggcaagaatgatcttgatagttttgaatttaattgctagtaacaattcttttggtttcatgtgttaacttttttgtaaagtttacaagagataagaatatattattattatatggtacctactaattgtaagtaacttaaaataaacagtttcaaagagctgagctgtgtgcaaaaaattacatgtgttattggcccggctaatgagatcaaacatggtcgagttacgataagtagaatagcagttctgttattcatttcctgactcgatcatgtgaccttggacatcatcgagatcgacgctgctcatcagtccaaatgtaataagcccaaacatagtggagttataatgagtaaaatagcagttttgttgaccatatcctgactccaccatgaaaaccagaacctcatcctgggggccggtttttgaatctcacataagggatttgtcactaaaataccggttgaaaacagtgaattgcttagtattttcagtgacaattttctgaattcgaacgcgtgagactcaaaaatcggtcctctcccctggtcccgaaatataataataattcaaactctcatcagatttcaagtaaaatttcttaccaaaaaggtacagaTGGCGCTGTCGCCACGAGCAACAGCGGCTCCGTAAACAAATAGCTTTATAAAATGTTTTAAGTTTGATTTAAGGACGACGtttctattatttattacttcgTAATGTAAAGTATACGGGGAAGTGTTATCACAACAATATATCAAGGATTATAAAATCTGTGGACGAAAATAAAAACAGGACGTGTTTTAGTGATTAAACAGTGAAGTGCTAAAAAAACTCATAAAAaactatttaattaataaagacATTCTTATAAACAGTGATAAAACATACCTTA
This genomic window from Leguminivora glycinivorella isolate SPB_JAAS2020 chromosome 1, LegGlyc_1.1, whole genome shotgun sequence contains:
- the LOC125230650 gene encoding DPH3 homolog, which produces MTIFHDEIEIEDFEYDEDDDMYYYPCPCGDRFQISKEELMAGEEVATCPSCSLVVKVIYDLEKFKAEEEELNKADGDKEAVKA
- the LOC125225867 gene encoding LOW QUALITY PROTEIN: EH domain-containing protein 1 (The sequence of the model RefSeq protein was modified relative to this genomic sequence to represent the inferred CDS: inserted 1 base in 1 codon), producing the protein MFSWLKKEGEKTESIDNVVEGLKKIYKQKLXPLEQHYQFHDFHSPQLEEPDFDAKPMILLVGQYSTGKTTFIKYLLEREFPGIRIGPEPTTDRFIAVMYDEKEGVIPGNALVVDPKKQFRPLSKFGNAFLNRFQCSTVASPVLRGISIVDTPGILSGEKQRVDRGYDFTGVLEWFAERVDRIILLFDAHKLDISDEFRRSIEALRGHDDKIRIVLNKADMIDHQQLMRVYGALMWSLGKVLQTPEVARVYIGSFWDQPLRYDVNRRLFEDEEQDLFRDMQSLPRNAALRKLNDLIKRARLAKVHAYIVSELRKEMPSMFGKDGKKKELIKNLGQVYDRIQREQQISPGDFPDIKKMQETLANHDFTKFHPLKPKLLEVVDNMLATDIARLMDMIPQEDINVVSEPLIKGGAFEGVEDQVSPFGYGRGEGVDAGHGDPEWICSREKPRYDEMFRGLNPIDGKVTGAAAKTEMVKSKLPNSVLGKIWKLADIDKDGFLDDEEFALAMHLIQVKIDGHDLPADLPPHLVPPSKRN